The following proteins are co-located in the Phyllostomus discolor isolate MPI-MPIP mPhyDis1 chromosome 1, mPhyDis1.pri.v3, whole genome shotgun sequence genome:
- the NFATC4 gene encoding nuclear factor of activated T-cells, cytoplasmic 4 produces the protein MGAASCEDEELEFKLVFGEEKEAPPLSAGGPGEELDSEDTPPCCRLALGEPPPYGATPIGIPRPPPPRPGMHSPPPRPAPSPGTWESQPARSVRLGGPGGSSGGAGGGRVLECPSIRITSISPTPDPPATLEDNPDAWGDGSPRDYPPPEGFGGYREAGGQGGGPFFSPSPGSSSLSSWSFFSDASDEAALYAACDEVESELNEAASRFGLGSPLPSPRASPRPWTPDDPWSLYGPSPGGRGPEDSWLLLSAPGPTPASPRPASPCGKRRYSSSGTPSSASPALSRRGSLGEEGPEPPPPPPLPLARDPGSPGPFDYVGAPPTESIPQKTRRTSSEQAVALPRSEEPAPCNGKLPSGAEEAAAPPGGPRKEVAGMDYLAVPSPLAWSKARIGGHSPIFRTSALPPLDWPLPSQYEQLELRIEVQPRAHHRAHYETEGSRGAVKAAPGGHPVVKLLGYSEKPLTLQMFIGTADERNLRPHAFYQVHRITGKMVATASYEAVVSGTKVLEMTLLPENNMAANIDCAGILKLRNSDIELRKGETDIGRKNTRVRLVFRVHVPQGSGKVVSVQTASVPIECSQRSAQELPQVEAYSPSACSVRGGEELVLTGSNFLPDSKVVFIERGPDGKLQWEEEATVNRLQSNEVTLTLTVPEYSNKRVSRPVQVYFYVSNGRRKRSPTQSFKFLPVIFKEEPLPDSSLRGFPSASGPHFGTDMDFSPPRPPYPSYPHEDPAYEPPYLSEGFNYGTPPLYPQTGPPPSYRPGLRMFPETGASTGCARPPPVSFLPRPFPSDPYGGRGSPFPLGLPFPPPAPFRPPLPSSPPLEGPFPPQSGVHPPSAEGYNEVGPSYCPGEGTPEQEKSRGGYGSGFRDSVPIQGITLEEVSEIIGRDLSGFPAPPGEEPPA, from the exons ATGGGGGCAGCAAGCTGCGAGGATGAGGAGCTGGAATTTAAGCTGGTGTTCGGGGAGGAAAAGGAGGCCCCCCCGCTGAGCGCGGGGGGGCCGGGGGAAG AACTGGACTCAGAGGACACGCCGCCATGCTGCCGTCTGGCCCTGGGGGAGCCCCCTCCCTATGGCGCCACCCCTATTGGCATTCCCCGGCCGCCACCCCCTCGGCCTGGCATGCACTCACCACCGCCCCGTCCAGCCCCCTCACCAGGCACTTGGGAGAGCCAGCCAGCCCGGTCGGTGAGGCTGGGGGGGCCAGGAGGGAGctctggtggggctgggggaggccgtGTCCTTGAGTGTCCAAGCATCCGCATCACTTCCATCTCTCCTACTCCTGACCCGCCAGCTACTCTGGAGGACAACCCTGATGCCTGGGGGGACGGCTCTCCCAGGGATTACCCCCCTCCAGAAGGTTTTGGAGGCTACCGAGAGGCagggggccagggcgggggccCCTTCTTCAGCCCGAGCCCTGGCAGCAGCAGCCTGTCCTCGTGGAGCTTCTTCTCAGATGCCTCTGATGAGGCAGCCTTGTATGCCGCCTGCGACGAGGTGGAGTCTGAACTAAATGAAGCAGCTTCCCGATTTGGCCTAGGTTCCCCACTGCCCTCGCCGCGAGCATCCCCTAGGCCATGGACCCCTGATGATCCCTGGAGCCTGTATGGTCCAAGCCCTGGAGGCCGGGGACCAGAAGATAGCTGGCTACTTCTCAGTGCTCCTGggcccaccccagcctccccacgGCCTGCCTCTCCATGTGGCAAACGGCGCTATTCCAGCTCGGGAACCCCATCTTCAGCCTCTCCAGCTCTGTCCCGCCGGGGCAGCCTGGGAGAGGAGGGCCCGGAgccacctccaccacccccatTGCCTCTGGCCCGGGATCCTGGATCCCCTGGTCCCTTTGACTATGTGGGGGCCCCACCAACAGAGAGCATCCCCCAAAAAACCCGGAGGACTTCCAGTGAGCAGGCAGTGGCCCTGCCTCGGTCTGAGGAGCCTGCCCCCTGTAATGGGAAGCTGCCTTCAGGAGCAGAGGAGGCTGCAGCTCCTCCAGGTGGTCCTCGGAAGGAGGTGGCCGGCATGGACTACCTGGCAGTGCCTTCCCCTCTGGCGTGGTCCAAGGCCCGGATTGGGGGACACAGCCCCATCTTCAG GACCTCTGCCCTACCCCCACTGGACTGGCCTCTGCCCAGCCAGTATGAGCAGCTGGAGCTGAGGATTGAGGTGCAGCCTAGAGCCCACCACCGGGCCCACTACGAGACAGAGGGCAGCCGAGGTGCTGTCAAAGCTGCCCCTGGTGGTCACCCTGTAGTCAAG CTCCTAGGCTACAGTGAGAAGCCACTGACCCTACAGATGTTCATTGGCACTGCAGATGAAAGGAACCTGCGGCCTCATGCCTTCTATCAGGTACACCGCATCACCGGCAAGATGGTGGCGACAGCCAGCTATGAAGCCGTGGTCAGTGGTACCAAGGTGCTGGAGATGACCCTGCTTCCTGAGAACAACATGGCAGCCAA CATTGACTGTGCTGGAATCCTGAAGCTTCGGAATTCAGACATTGAGCTGCGGAAGGGTGAGACGGACATCGGGCGCAAGAACACACGAGTGCGGCTGGTATTCCGGGTACACGTGCCCCAGGGCAGCGGGAAGGTCGTCTCTGTACAGACAGCATCCGTGCCCATTGAGTGCT CCCAGCGCTCGGCCCAGGAGCTGCCCCAGGTGGAGGCCTACAGCCCCAGTGCCTGCTCAGTGAGAGGCGGAGAGGAGCTAGTGCTGACTGGCTCCAACTTCCTGCCAGACTCCAAGGTGGTGTTCATCGAGAGGGGCCCCG ATGGAAAGCTACAATGGGAGGAGGAGGCCACCGTGAATCGGTTGCAGAGCAATGAG GTGACACTGACCCTGACTGTCCCTGAGTACAGCAACAAGCGGGTGTCCCGGCCCGTCCAGGTCTACTTTTATGTCTCCAATGGGCGCAGGAAGCGCAGCCCTACCCAGAGTTTCAAGTTCCTGCCTG TGATCTTCAAGGAAGAGCCCCTACCTGACTCATCTCTCCGGGGCTTCCCTTCAGCCTCAGGCCCCCACTTTGGCACTGACATGGACTTCTCACCACCCAGGCCCCCCTACCCCTCCTATCCCCATGAAGACCCTGCTTATGAACCTCCTTACCTGTCGGAAGGCTTCAACTATGGCACACCCCCTCTGTACCCCCAAACGGGGCCCCCACCATCATACAGACCTGGCCTTCGGATGTTCCCTGAGACTGGGGCTTCCACAGGCTGTGCTCGCCCACCTCCAGTCTCCTTTCTTCCCCGGCCCTTCCCTAGTGATCCCTATGGGGGACGGggctccccctttcccctggggCTGCCattccctcctccagcccctttcCGGCCTCCACTGCCTTCCTCCCCGCCTCTGGaaggccccttccctccccagagtGGCGTTCATCCCCCATCTGCTGAGGGGTACAATGAGGTAGGGCCAAGCTATTGCCCTGGGGAGGGGACTCCGGAGCAGGAGAAATCCAGGGGTGGCTACGGCAGCGGCTTCCGAGACAGTGTGCCTATCCAGGGTATCACGCTGGAGGAAG TGAGTGAGATCATTGGTCGGGACCTGAGTGGCTTCCCTGCGCCTCCCGGAGAAGAGCCTCCTGCCTGA